One Mugil cephalus isolate CIBA_MC_2020 chromosome 22, CIBA_Mcephalus_1.1, whole genome shotgun sequence genomic window carries:
- the tnnt2e gene encoding troponin T2e, cardiac isoform X10: MADEEVVVEEVPEEEEAAPEVEAEEEEPPAEEPAEEEPPAADEDESKPKPKAFAPPIAVPKIPDGGEKVDFDDIHRKRQEKDLAELHSLIEAHFIQRKKDEEELIALVNRIEKRRAERAEQLRIRTEQEKERQARLAEEKERKEQEEARRKLDDDAKKKKALTNITQQYGGVQQRQDGKRGAKKQTEREKKRKILAERRKPLNIDNLGEDKLKEKANEMWQWLLTLEAEKFDLTEKLKRQKYDINILQARISEQQKFAKGRGKAKGRVR; this comes from the exons ATGGCTGATGAAGAGGTAGTGGTCGAGGAGGTGCC cgaGGAAG AAGAAGCTGCACCCGAAGTAGAAG CCGAAG aagAAG AGCCTCCAGCCGAAG AACCCGCAGAAGAAG AGCCTCCAGCTGCAGACGAAG ATGAATCCAAACCCAAACCGAA GGCGTTTGCTCCTCCGATAGCTGTGCCGAAGATCCCCGATGGGGGAGAAAAAGTGGACTTTGAT GACATCCACAGGAAGCGTCAGGAGAAGGATCTGGCCGAGCTGCACTCTCTGATCGAGGCCCACTTCATCCAGAGGaagaaggacgaggaggagctCATCGCTCTTGTTAACAGGATT GAGAAGCGTCGTGCTGAGAGAGCCGAGCAGCTGAGGATCCGGACcgagcaggagaaggagaggcaggCTCGTCTCGCT gaagaaaaggagaggaaggaacaGGAGGAAGCGCGTAGGAAGCTTGACGACGacgccaagaagaagaaggcccTCACCAACATAACTCAGCAGTACGGTGGCGTCCAGCAGAGG CAAGACGGAAAGCGCGGCGCGAAGAagcagacggagagagagaagaaacggAAGATCCTCGCGGAGAGGAGGAAACCTCTCAACATCGACAATCTCGGCGAGGACAAACTCAA GGAGAAGGCCAACGAGATGTGGCAGTGGTTGTTGACACTGGAGGCTGAGAAGTTTGACCTAACCGAGAAactgaagagacagaaatatgaT ATCAATATACTCCAGGCCCGAATCAGTGAGCAGCAGAAGTT CGCCAAAGGAAGAGGGAAGGCCAAGGGCAGGGTGAGATAG
- the tnnt2e gene encoding troponin T2e, cardiac isoform X6, with protein MADEEVVVEEVPEEEEAAPEVEEPPVSAADEPAEEEPPAEEPAEEEPPAADEDESKPKPKAFAPPIAVPKIPDGGEKVDFDDIHRKRQEKDLAELHSLIEAHFIQRKKDEEELIALVNRIEKRRAERAEQLRIRTEQEKERQARLAEEKERKEQEEARRKLDDDAKKKKALTNITQQYGGVQQRQDGKRGAKKQTEREKKRKILAERRKPLNIDNLGEDKLKEKANEMWQWLLTLEAEKFDLTEKLKRQKYDINILQARISEQQKFAKGRGKAKGRVR; from the exons ATGGCTGATGAAGAGGTAGTGGTCGAGGAGGTGCC cgaGGAAG AAGAAGCTGCACCCGAAGTAGAAG AGCCTCCCGTCTCCGCGGCCGATG AACCTGCAGAAGAAG AGCCTCCAGC CGAAGAACCCGCAGAAGAAG AGCCTCCAGCTGCAGACGAAG ATGAATCCAAACCCAAACCGAA GGCGTTTGCTCCTCCGATAGCTGTGCCGAAGATCCCCGATGGGGGAGAAAAAGTGGACTTTGAT GACATCCACAGGAAGCGTCAGGAGAAGGATCTGGCCGAGCTGCACTCTCTGATCGAGGCCCACTTCATCCAGAGGaagaaggacgaggaggagctCATCGCTCTTGTTAACAGGATT GAGAAGCGTCGTGCTGAGAGAGCCGAGCAGCTGAGGATCCGGACcgagcaggagaaggagaggcaggCTCGTCTCGCT gaagaaaaggagaggaaggaacaGGAGGAAGCGCGTAGGAAGCTTGACGACGacgccaagaagaagaaggcccTCACCAACATAACTCAGCAGTACGGTGGCGTCCAGCAGAGG CAAGACGGAAAGCGCGGCGCGAAGAagcagacggagagagagaagaaacggAAGATCCTCGCGGAGAGGAGGAAACCTCTCAACATCGACAATCTCGGCGAGGACAAACTCAA GGAGAAGGCCAACGAGATGTGGCAGTGGTTGTTGACACTGGAGGCTGAGAAGTTTGACCTAACCGAGAAactgaagagacagaaatatgaT ATCAATATACTCCAGGCCCGAATCAGTGAGCAGCAGAAGTT CGCCAAAGGAAGAGGGAAGGCCAAGGGCAGGGTGAGATAG
- the tnnt2e gene encoding troponin T2e, cardiac isoform X11, which produces MADEEVVVEEVPEEEEAAPEVEAEEEEPPAEEPAEEEPPAADEDESKPKPKAFAPPIAVPKIPDGGEKVDFDDIHRKRQEKDLAELHSLIEAHFIQRKKDEEELIALVNRIEKRRAERAEQLRIRTEQEKERQARLAEEKERKEQEEARRKLDDDAKKKKALTNITQQYGGVQQRQDGKRGAKKQTEREKKRKILAERRKPLNIDNLGEDKLKEKANEMWQWLLTLEAEKFDLTEKLKRQKYDINILQARISEQQKFAKGRGKAKGRVR; this is translated from the exons ATGGCTGATGAAGAGGTAGTGGTCGAGGAGGTGCC cgaGGAAG AAGAAGCTGCACCCGAAGTAGAAG CCGAAG aagAAG AGCCTCCAGC CGAAGAACCCGCAGAAGAAG AGCCTCCAGCTGCAGACGAAG ATGAATCCAAACCCAAACCGAA GGCGTTTGCTCCTCCGATAGCTGTGCCGAAGATCCCCGATGGGGGAGAAAAAGTGGACTTTGAT GACATCCACAGGAAGCGTCAGGAGAAGGATCTGGCCGAGCTGCACTCTCTGATCGAGGCCCACTTCATCCAGAGGaagaaggacgaggaggagctCATCGCTCTTGTTAACAGGATT GAGAAGCGTCGTGCTGAGAGAGCCGAGCAGCTGAGGATCCGGACcgagcaggagaaggagaggcaggCTCGTCTCGCT gaagaaaaggagaggaaggaacaGGAGGAAGCGCGTAGGAAGCTTGACGACGacgccaagaagaagaaggcccTCACCAACATAACTCAGCAGTACGGTGGCGTCCAGCAGAGG CAAGACGGAAAGCGCGGCGCGAAGAagcagacggagagagagaagaaacggAAGATCCTCGCGGAGAGGAGGAAACCTCTCAACATCGACAATCTCGGCGAGGACAAACTCAA GGAGAAGGCCAACGAGATGTGGCAGTGGTTGTTGACACTGGAGGCTGAGAAGTTTGACCTAACCGAGAAactgaagagacagaaatatgaT ATCAATATACTCCAGGCCCGAATCAGTGAGCAGCAGAAGTT CGCCAAAGGAAGAGGGAAGGCCAAGGGCAGGGTGAGATAG
- the tnnt2e gene encoding troponin T2e, cardiac isoform X12 → MADEEVVVEEVPEEEEAAPEVEEPPVSAADEPAEEEPPAADEDESKPKPKAFAPPIAVPKIPDGGEKVDFDDIHRKRQEKDLAELHSLIEAHFIQRKKDEEELIALVNRIEKRRAERAEQLRIRTEQEKERQARLAEEKERKEQEEARRKLDDDAKKKKALTNITQQYGGVQQRQDGKRGAKKQTEREKKRKILAERRKPLNIDNLGEDKLKEKANEMWQWLLTLEAEKFDLTEKLKRQKYDINILQARISEQQKFAKGRGKAKGRVR, encoded by the exons ATGGCTGATGAAGAGGTAGTGGTCGAGGAGGTGCC cgaGGAAG AAGAAGCTGCACCCGAAGTAGAAG AGCCTCCCGTCTCCGCGGCCGATG AACCTGCAGAAGAAG AGCCTCCAGCTGCAGACGAAG ATGAATCCAAACCCAAACCGAA GGCGTTTGCTCCTCCGATAGCTGTGCCGAAGATCCCCGATGGGGGAGAAAAAGTGGACTTTGAT GACATCCACAGGAAGCGTCAGGAGAAGGATCTGGCCGAGCTGCACTCTCTGATCGAGGCCCACTTCATCCAGAGGaagaaggacgaggaggagctCATCGCTCTTGTTAACAGGATT GAGAAGCGTCGTGCTGAGAGAGCCGAGCAGCTGAGGATCCGGACcgagcaggagaaggagaggcaggCTCGTCTCGCT gaagaaaaggagaggaaggaacaGGAGGAAGCGCGTAGGAAGCTTGACGACGacgccaagaagaagaaggcccTCACCAACATAACTCAGCAGTACGGTGGCGTCCAGCAGAGG CAAGACGGAAAGCGCGGCGCGAAGAagcagacggagagagagaagaaacggAAGATCCTCGCGGAGAGGAGGAAACCTCTCAACATCGACAATCTCGGCGAGGACAAACTCAA GGAGAAGGCCAACGAGATGTGGCAGTGGTTGTTGACACTGGAGGCTGAGAAGTTTGACCTAACCGAGAAactgaagagacagaaatatgaT ATCAATATACTCCAGGCCCGAATCAGTGAGCAGCAGAAGTT CGCCAAAGGAAGAGGGAAGGCCAAGGGCAGGGTGAGATAG
- the tnnt2e gene encoding troponin T2e, cardiac isoform X13: protein MADEEVVVEEVPEEEAAPEVEAEEEEPPAEEPAEEEPPAADEDESKPKPKAFAPPIAVPKIPDGGEKVDFDDIHRKRQEKDLAELHSLIEAHFIQRKKDEEELIALVNRIEKRRAERAEQLRIRTEQEKERQARLAEEKERKEQEEARRKLDDDAKKKKALTNITQQYGGVQQRQDGKRGAKKQTEREKKRKILAERRKPLNIDNLGEDKLKEKANEMWQWLLTLEAEKFDLTEKLKRQKYDINILQARISEQQKFAKGRGKAKGRVR, encoded by the exons ATGGCTGATGAAGAGGTAGTGGTCGAGGAGGTGCC cgaGGAAG AAGCTGCACCCGAAGTAGAAG CCGAAG aagAAG AGCCTCCAGCCGAAG AACCCGCAGAAGAAG AGCCTCCAGCTGCAGACGAAG ATGAATCCAAACCCAAACCGAA GGCGTTTGCTCCTCCGATAGCTGTGCCGAAGATCCCCGATGGGGGAGAAAAAGTGGACTTTGAT GACATCCACAGGAAGCGTCAGGAGAAGGATCTGGCCGAGCTGCACTCTCTGATCGAGGCCCACTTCATCCAGAGGaagaaggacgaggaggagctCATCGCTCTTGTTAACAGGATT GAGAAGCGTCGTGCTGAGAGAGCCGAGCAGCTGAGGATCCGGACcgagcaggagaaggagaggcaggCTCGTCTCGCT gaagaaaaggagaggaaggaacaGGAGGAAGCGCGTAGGAAGCTTGACGACGacgccaagaagaagaaggcccTCACCAACATAACTCAGCAGTACGGTGGCGTCCAGCAGAGG CAAGACGGAAAGCGCGGCGCGAAGAagcagacggagagagagaagaaacggAAGATCCTCGCGGAGAGGAGGAAACCTCTCAACATCGACAATCTCGGCGAGGACAAACTCAA GGAGAAGGCCAACGAGATGTGGCAGTGGTTGTTGACACTGGAGGCTGAGAAGTTTGACCTAACCGAGAAactgaagagacagaaatatgaT ATCAATATACTCCAGGCCCGAATCAGTGAGCAGCAGAAGTT CGCCAAAGGAAGAGGGAAGGCCAAGGGCAGGGTGAGATAG
- the tnnt2e gene encoding troponin T2e, cardiac isoform X17 produces the protein MADEEVVVEEVPEEAEEEEPPAEEPAEEEPPAADEDESKPKPKAFAPPIAVPKIPDGGEKVDFDDIHRKRQEKDLAELHSLIEAHFIQRKKDEEELIALVNRIEKRRAERAEQLRIRTEQEKERQARLAEEKERKEQEEARRKLDDDAKKKKALTNITQQYGGVQQRQDGKRGAKKQTEREKKRKILAERRKPLNIDNLGEDKLKEKANEMWQWLLTLEAEKFDLTEKLKRQKYDINILQARISEQQKFAKGRGKAKGRVR, from the exons ATGGCTGATGAAGAGGTAGTGGTCGAGGAGGTGCC cgaGGAAG CCGAAG aagAAG AGCCTCCAGCCGAAG AACCCGCAGAAGAAG AGCCTCCAGCTGCAGACGAAG ATGAATCCAAACCCAAACCGAA GGCGTTTGCTCCTCCGATAGCTGTGCCGAAGATCCCCGATGGGGGAGAAAAAGTGGACTTTGAT GACATCCACAGGAAGCGTCAGGAGAAGGATCTGGCCGAGCTGCACTCTCTGATCGAGGCCCACTTCATCCAGAGGaagaaggacgaggaggagctCATCGCTCTTGTTAACAGGATT GAGAAGCGTCGTGCTGAGAGAGCCGAGCAGCTGAGGATCCGGACcgagcaggagaaggagaggcaggCTCGTCTCGCT gaagaaaaggagaggaaggaacaGGAGGAAGCGCGTAGGAAGCTTGACGACGacgccaagaagaagaaggcccTCACCAACATAACTCAGCAGTACGGTGGCGTCCAGCAGAGG CAAGACGGAAAGCGCGGCGCGAAGAagcagacggagagagagaagaaacggAAGATCCTCGCGGAGAGGAGGAAACCTCTCAACATCGACAATCTCGGCGAGGACAAACTCAA GGAGAAGGCCAACGAGATGTGGCAGTGGTTGTTGACACTGGAGGCTGAGAAGTTTGACCTAACCGAGAAactgaagagacagaaatatgaT ATCAATATACTCCAGGCCCGAATCAGTGAGCAGCAGAAGTT CGCCAAAGGAAGAGGGAAGGCCAAGGGCAGGGTGAGATAG
- the tnnt2e gene encoding troponin T2e, cardiac isoform X3: MADEEVVVEEVPEEEEAAPEVEEPPVSAADEPAEEAEEEEPPAEEPAEEEPPAADEDESKPKPKAFAPPIAVPKIPDGGEKVDFDDIHRKRQEKDLAELHSLIEAHFIQRKKDEEELIALVNRIEKRRAERAEQLRIRTEQEKERQARLAEEKERKEQEEARRKLDDDAKKKKALTNITQQYGGVQQRQDGKRGAKKQTEREKKRKILAERRKPLNIDNLGEDKLKEKANEMWQWLLTLEAEKFDLTEKLKRQKYDINLLQARVQNHQSAKGRGKAKGRVR, translated from the exons ATGGCTGATGAAGAGGTAGTGGTCGAGGAGGTGCC cgaGGAAG AAGAAGCTGCACCCGAAGTAGAAG AGCCTCCCGTCTCCGCGGCCGATG AACCTGCAGAAGAAG CCGAAG aagAAG AGCCTCCAGCCGAAG AACCCGCAGAAGAAG AGCCTCCAGCTGCAGACGAAG ATGAATCCAAACCCAAACCGAA GGCGTTTGCTCCTCCGATAGCTGTGCCGAAGATCCCCGATGGGGGAGAAAAAGTGGACTTTGAT GACATCCACAGGAAGCGTCAGGAGAAGGATCTGGCCGAGCTGCACTCTCTGATCGAGGCCCACTTCATCCAGAGGaagaaggacgaggaggagctCATCGCTCTTGTTAACAGGATT GAGAAGCGTCGTGCTGAGAGAGCCGAGCAGCTGAGGATCCGGACcgagcaggagaaggagaggcaggCTCGTCTCGCT gaagaaaaggagaggaaggaacaGGAGGAAGCGCGTAGGAAGCTTGACGACGacgccaagaagaagaaggcccTCACCAACATAACTCAGCAGTACGGTGGCGTCCAGCAGAGG CAAGACGGAAAGCGCGGCGCGAAGAagcagacggagagagagaagaaacggAAGATCCTCGCGGAGAGGAGGAAACCTCTCAACATCGACAATCTCGGCGAGGACAAACTCAA GGAGAAGGCCAACGAGATGTGGCAGTGGTTGTTGACACTGGAGGCTGAGAAGTTTGACCTAACCGAGAAactgaagagacagaaatatgaT ATCAATCTGCTCCAGGCTCGCGTTCAGAATCACCAGAG CGCCAAAGGAAGAGGGAAGGCCAAGGGCAGGGTGAGATAG
- the tnnt2e gene encoding troponin T2e, cardiac isoform X7 — protein MADEEVVVEEVPEEEPPVSAADEPAEEAEEEEPPAEEPAEEEPPAADEDESKPKPKAFAPPIAVPKIPDGGEKVDFDDIHRKRQEKDLAELHSLIEAHFIQRKKDEEELIALVNRIEKRRAERAEQLRIRTEQEKERQARLAEEKERKEQEEARRKLDDDAKKKKALTNITQQYGGVQQRQDGKRGAKKQTEREKKRKILAERRKPLNIDNLGEDKLKEKANEMWQWLLTLEAEKFDLTEKLKRQKYDINILQARISEQQKFAKGRGKAKGRVR, from the exons ATGGCTGATGAAGAGGTAGTGGTCGAGGAGGTGCC cgaGGAAG AGCCTCCCGTCTCCGCGGCCGATG AACCTGCAGAAGAAG CCGAAG aagAAG AGCCTCCAGCCGAAG AACCCGCAGAAGAAG AGCCTCCAGCTGCAGACGAAG ATGAATCCAAACCCAAACCGAA GGCGTTTGCTCCTCCGATAGCTGTGCCGAAGATCCCCGATGGGGGAGAAAAAGTGGACTTTGAT GACATCCACAGGAAGCGTCAGGAGAAGGATCTGGCCGAGCTGCACTCTCTGATCGAGGCCCACTTCATCCAGAGGaagaaggacgaggaggagctCATCGCTCTTGTTAACAGGATT GAGAAGCGTCGTGCTGAGAGAGCCGAGCAGCTGAGGATCCGGACcgagcaggagaaggagaggcaggCTCGTCTCGCT gaagaaaaggagaggaaggaacaGGAGGAAGCGCGTAGGAAGCTTGACGACGacgccaagaagaagaaggcccTCACCAACATAACTCAGCAGTACGGTGGCGTCCAGCAGAGG CAAGACGGAAAGCGCGGCGCGAAGAagcagacggagagagagaagaaacggAAGATCCTCGCGGAGAGGAGGAAACCTCTCAACATCGACAATCTCGGCGAGGACAAACTCAA GGAGAAGGCCAACGAGATGTGGCAGTGGTTGTTGACACTGGAGGCTGAGAAGTTTGACCTAACCGAGAAactgaagagacagaaatatgaT ATCAATATACTCCAGGCCCGAATCAGTGAGCAGCAGAAGTT CGCCAAAGGAAGAGGGAAGGCCAAGGGCAGGGTGAGATAG
- the tnnt2e gene encoding troponin T2e, cardiac isoform X15: MADEEVVVEEVPEEEAAPEVEEPPAEEPAEEEPPAADEDESKPKPKAFAPPIAVPKIPDGGEKVDFDDIHRKRQEKDLAELHSLIEAHFIQRKKDEEELIALVNRIEKRRAERAEQLRIRTEQEKERQARLAEEKERKEQEEARRKLDDDAKKKKALTNITQQYGGVQQRQDGKRGAKKQTEREKKRKILAERRKPLNIDNLGEDKLKEKANEMWQWLLTLEAEKFDLTEKLKRQKYDINILQARISEQQKFAKGRGKAKGRVR, encoded by the exons ATGGCTGATGAAGAGGTAGTGGTCGAGGAGGTGCC cgaGGAAG AAGCTGCACCCGAAGTAGAAG AGCCTCCAGCCGAAG AACCCGCAGAAGAAG AGCCTCCAGCTGCAGACGAAG ATGAATCCAAACCCAAACCGAA GGCGTTTGCTCCTCCGATAGCTGTGCCGAAGATCCCCGATGGGGGAGAAAAAGTGGACTTTGAT GACATCCACAGGAAGCGTCAGGAGAAGGATCTGGCCGAGCTGCACTCTCTGATCGAGGCCCACTTCATCCAGAGGaagaaggacgaggaggagctCATCGCTCTTGTTAACAGGATT GAGAAGCGTCGTGCTGAGAGAGCCGAGCAGCTGAGGATCCGGACcgagcaggagaaggagaggcaggCTCGTCTCGCT gaagaaaaggagaggaaggaacaGGAGGAAGCGCGTAGGAAGCTTGACGACGacgccaagaagaagaaggcccTCACCAACATAACTCAGCAGTACGGTGGCGTCCAGCAGAGG CAAGACGGAAAGCGCGGCGCGAAGAagcagacggagagagagaagaaacggAAGATCCTCGCGGAGAGGAGGAAACCTCTCAACATCGACAATCTCGGCGAGGACAAACTCAA GGAGAAGGCCAACGAGATGTGGCAGTGGTTGTTGACACTGGAGGCTGAGAAGTTTGACCTAACCGAGAAactgaagagacagaaatatgaT ATCAATATACTCCAGGCCCGAATCAGTGAGCAGCAGAAGTT CGCCAAAGGAAGAGGGAAGGCCAAGGGCAGGGTGAGATAG
- the tnnt2e gene encoding troponin T2e, cardiac isoform X9, with protein sequence MADEEVVVEEVPEEEEAAPEVEEPPVSAADEPAEEAEEEEPPAADEDESKPKPKAFAPPIAVPKIPDGGEKVDFDDIHRKRQEKDLAELHSLIEAHFIQRKKDEEELIALVNRIEKRRAERAEQLRIRTEQEKERQARLAEEKERKEQEEARRKLDDDAKKKKALTNITQQYGGVQQRQDGKRGAKKQTEREKKRKILAERRKPLNIDNLGEDKLKEKANEMWQWLLTLEAEKFDLTEKLKRQKYDINILQARISEQQKFAKGRGKAKGRVR encoded by the exons ATGGCTGATGAAGAGGTAGTGGTCGAGGAGGTGCC cgaGGAAG AAGAAGCTGCACCCGAAGTAGAAG AGCCTCCCGTCTCCGCGGCCGATG AACCTGCAGAAGAAG CCGAAG aagAAG AGCCTCCAGCTGCAGACGAAG ATGAATCCAAACCCAAACCGAA GGCGTTTGCTCCTCCGATAGCTGTGCCGAAGATCCCCGATGGGGGAGAAAAAGTGGACTTTGAT GACATCCACAGGAAGCGTCAGGAGAAGGATCTGGCCGAGCTGCACTCTCTGATCGAGGCCCACTTCATCCAGAGGaagaaggacgaggaggagctCATCGCTCTTGTTAACAGGATT GAGAAGCGTCGTGCTGAGAGAGCCGAGCAGCTGAGGATCCGGACcgagcaggagaaggagaggcaggCTCGTCTCGCT gaagaaaaggagaggaaggaacaGGAGGAAGCGCGTAGGAAGCTTGACGACGacgccaagaagaagaaggcccTCACCAACATAACTCAGCAGTACGGTGGCGTCCAGCAGAGG CAAGACGGAAAGCGCGGCGCGAAGAagcagacggagagagagaagaaacggAAGATCCTCGCGGAGAGGAGGAAACCTCTCAACATCGACAATCTCGGCGAGGACAAACTCAA GGAGAAGGCCAACGAGATGTGGCAGTGGTTGTTGACACTGGAGGCTGAGAAGTTTGACCTAACCGAGAAactgaagagacagaaatatgaT ATCAATATACTCCAGGCCCGAATCAGTGAGCAGCAGAAGTT CGCCAAAGGAAGAGGGAAGGCCAAGGGCAGGGTGAGATAG
- the tnnt2e gene encoding troponin T2e, cardiac isoform X16, translating to MADEEVVVEEVPEEEPPVSAADEPAEEAEEEEPPAADEDESKPKPKAFAPPIAVPKIPDGGEKVDFDDIHRKRQEKDLAELHSLIEAHFIQRKKDEEELIALVNRIEKRRAERAEQLRIRTEQEKERQARLAEEKERKEQEEARRKLDDDAKKKKALTNITQQYGGVQQRQDGKRGAKKQTEREKKRKILAERRKPLNIDNLGEDKLKEKANEMWQWLLTLEAEKFDLTEKLKRQKYDINILQARISEQQKFAKGRGKAKGRVR from the exons ATGGCTGATGAAGAGGTAGTGGTCGAGGAGGTGCC cgaGGAAG AGCCTCCCGTCTCCGCGGCCGATG AACCTGCAGAAGAAG CCGAAG aagAAG AGCCTCCAGCTGCAGACGAAG ATGAATCCAAACCCAAACCGAA GGCGTTTGCTCCTCCGATAGCTGTGCCGAAGATCCCCGATGGGGGAGAAAAAGTGGACTTTGAT GACATCCACAGGAAGCGTCAGGAGAAGGATCTGGCCGAGCTGCACTCTCTGATCGAGGCCCACTTCATCCAGAGGaagaaggacgaggaggagctCATCGCTCTTGTTAACAGGATT GAGAAGCGTCGTGCTGAGAGAGCCGAGCAGCTGAGGATCCGGACcgagcaggagaaggagaggcaggCTCGTCTCGCT gaagaaaaggagaggaaggaacaGGAGGAAGCGCGTAGGAAGCTTGACGACGacgccaagaagaagaaggcccTCACCAACATAACTCAGCAGTACGGTGGCGTCCAGCAGAGG CAAGACGGAAAGCGCGGCGCGAAGAagcagacggagagagagaagaaacggAAGATCCTCGCGGAGAGGAGGAAACCTCTCAACATCGACAATCTCGGCGAGGACAAACTCAA GGAGAAGGCCAACGAGATGTGGCAGTGGTTGTTGACACTGGAGGCTGAGAAGTTTGACCTAACCGAGAAactgaagagacagaaatatgaT ATCAATATACTCCAGGCCCGAATCAGTGAGCAGCAGAAGTT CGCCAAAGGAAGAGGGAAGGCCAAGGGCAGGGTGAGATAG
- the tnnt2e gene encoding troponin T2e, cardiac isoform X1 has protein sequence MADEEVVVEEVPEEEEAAPEVEEPPVSAADEPAEEAEEEEPPAEEPAEEEPPAADEDESKPKPKAFAPPIAVPKIPDGGEKVDFDDIHRKRQEKDLAELHSLIEAHFIQRKKDEEELIALVNRIEKRRAERAEQLRIRTEQEKERQARLAEEKERKEQEEARRKLDDDAKKKKALTNITQQYGGVQQRQDGKRGAKKQTEREKKRKILAERRKPLNIDNLGEDKLKEKANEMWQWLLTLEAEKFDLTEKLKRQKYDINILQARISEQQKFAKGRGKAKGRVR, from the exons ATGGCTGATGAAGAGGTAGTGGTCGAGGAGGTGCC cgaGGAAG AAGAAGCTGCACCCGAAGTAGAAG AGCCTCCCGTCTCCGCGGCCGATG AACCTGCAGAAGAAG CCGAAG aagAAG AGCCTCCAGCCGAAG AACCCGCAGAAGAAG AGCCTCCAGCTGCAGACGAAG ATGAATCCAAACCCAAACCGAA GGCGTTTGCTCCTCCGATAGCTGTGCCGAAGATCCCCGATGGGGGAGAAAAAGTGGACTTTGAT GACATCCACAGGAAGCGTCAGGAGAAGGATCTGGCCGAGCTGCACTCTCTGATCGAGGCCCACTTCATCCAGAGGaagaaggacgaggaggagctCATCGCTCTTGTTAACAGGATT GAGAAGCGTCGTGCTGAGAGAGCCGAGCAGCTGAGGATCCGGACcgagcaggagaaggagaggcaggCTCGTCTCGCT gaagaaaaggagaggaaggaacaGGAGGAAGCGCGTAGGAAGCTTGACGACGacgccaagaagaagaaggcccTCACCAACATAACTCAGCAGTACGGTGGCGTCCAGCAGAGG CAAGACGGAAAGCGCGGCGCGAAGAagcagacggagagagagaagaaacggAAGATCCTCGCGGAGAGGAGGAAACCTCTCAACATCGACAATCTCGGCGAGGACAAACTCAA GGAGAAGGCCAACGAGATGTGGCAGTGGTTGTTGACACTGGAGGCTGAGAAGTTTGACCTAACCGAGAAactgaagagacagaaatatgaT ATCAATATACTCCAGGCCCGAATCAGTGAGCAGCAGAAGTT CGCCAAAGGAAGAGGGAAGGCCAAGGGCAGGGTGAGATAG